Below is a genomic region from Miscanthus floridulus cultivar M001 chromosome 1, ASM1932011v1, whole genome shotgun sequence.
acttgtaaacatagtgcccGAACTAGTGATGTCTAATTGGTTTATACAGTGCAGTCAAATTCAAAGCAGCCATTTCTATGTCAGCAAAAGGACCAAGGTATACAGAGCATGGTTAGTCCATCATATAATACAGGTCTACAAAAGTAACCAGATCTAGAATTTAGTTAGCCAAGTGCATCAACCTAATGAAGTGCATCACTCAGGCAACTGGGTTTTTGGACAAAATTAATCCCAATAATTTAAGCAAACTCGGTCAGGCTACTGAAAAATGCAAACTATAAACATAACTTCATGTTGAAAAGAAAGACACATAAGAGCAATTGAAAAATAATAAGTGTTCATGGCTTAACACAATGCATATAGCTGAGGAACCACAAAGGTACATAAATACCGACTTGAAAACTCGCTCTCGTCACCAAAGAGACAGGATAAGAGATAAGATAACCAGGAAGCAACCAATTCATTATATTCTCACAAAATTCACTGACCATAAGTCATAACTGCTCATGCTTCAGAGCATTAGAGCACCACAAATCTACACGCTTAGCTAACCTACAAAACCCGCCGAGAGTTAAACTAGATTTGACCCGTCCCGAGTTTTCATGGGCCGGATCAAAATCAGCAGAGCTGTCGACCAACGACCAACAGCAAGATAAATAAACCCTAGATAGAACCAGCCACAATTCGTCTAAATGCAAACTCCCAGCAAAGGATTCAACCTATTGTCGCCAAATAACAAGCGCTCCTGCACTATCCCCAATCAATTCGACCGAATTACTACGAGACGGGGCAGCACCGAGATCTATCCAGCAGGAGCAGGAGCGTACCGGCACGGGTGTTTAGGAAGACGGCGGGGAGCCGGAGTGGCGGGTGATGAGGTCGTCGTAAGGGTcccggcggccggcggcctggTTGATCTGCGGGTCCCAGGAGAGCTGCGAGTTGAAGCGGTCGAAGGTCCAGAAGCCGTAGGGGCGCAGCGGGAGGTTCCACGCCGCCTTGGTGCGCTCGCACCGCTCCTTCATCTTGTAGACATGCTCCCGCCGAACCTGGTCGCGCTTGTCCGGGTCCTCCATCATACGGAGGATCAGGTTCTCCGCGAACTCCATGATGAAACCCATCGCCGCCGCCGGTCcgccctctccctcctccccGGTGAGCTTGCTGGTGCGCGTCGGCCTCTCTCGGTCGAGTCTGGGGGTGCGGTGCGGGATGGTCTGCCTTCGGTGGGGGATGGTCTGCCTGCAGCCTGCGTGGCTGATGCGGTGAGCCGGTGACGATCTCAATCGGGCCGGAGATCAAGCCAAGCCCGGCCCAACACGGAATCAATAGACGTGGGCCAGGCCTTATTATTCATGTTTTCTCTTTTCCtttgtttctaaaaaaaaagcTTTTCTCTGAGTCCTCTAAAAAAGCTTCTTCTGTGAGAGAAGGGGTAAATAAAAAAGAAGAAACGTTACTTCCGTCACAGTAGTACTCCGGTATTTTATATTAGCTACAGATATTACTGTCAAGCATATAGCTAGCTAATCTAACATACACAAGAAGTAAATGCACTATGAACATATATTTCATGTAAAATGTAATGAAACTAATTTGACAGTGTAAATTGTTCTCTCCCTGGTTCAGCGGCGGTTCGGTTCGTTGAAACGTTGGGCACCCAATGACCTAAATGTTTGGGCACCCAATGAGCTCATCCATCGGCGGCGGTTCCAACGTTGGGCACCCAATGAGCTCATCCATCGTGAACTGGAATCTGTCATCCACGTCGGCGGTTTGTTGAACGTTGGGCACCCGGCCCATTGAGCTCATCCATCATGAGTTGGAATCTATCATCCGCGGCGGTGGTTTCGTCCAACGTTGGGCACCCACTGAAATCTATCATCCACGTCTGCGGTTCATCCAATGTTGGGCACCCATTGGGAATGGAAAAAGTCTAGATCACCCCCCTCACCTATAATAAGAAGTCTAGTTACCACCCTTAACTATAAAACCGGATTTTCTATCCCCTAAACTTTtcaaaaccggtcaaataacccccCAAGCGGTTTTTGGAcagtgggtttgctacagtgacagtgattttgtctttttcttttttatttatttctgctgaatctttgaaaaatcatagtaaatcatagaaaaaatcataaaatggaaatccaattttgttggactccacatgagtagatctacacagtgaacatataatatggtatgctttggtacaaagtttttgctgtagctttagatctatgcttttctataattaatttaaataattcatagatgcagcttctatggtccaattgtgatgaaatttttatggtgggctaattattgtatgattgagctgtagtaaaaatttcatactcattggatcatgtataacttagttatagatttatttaggtttattcTTGTTAAATCTATAACTTCATTGGACTATTCAAGTTACGGTGGGAATCTATCATCCAACGGCCTCATGATGCGTCCATCTTcgaaatgacttacaatttgaaatggaGTGTCAGCACGTCTTCTACAGTGCCAGTGTCTCACTCTGATGAAGCATCCACAAGTAAGCAGGCCAGGCCCATCCGCGAGCGCCGGCCCAACGTTAGGCTAACTGGCCCAGAATGGAAGGCATAGGCATAGAAGTATAAATACTTGAGTGAGCaaggatgagagggagagaggaaggaaaTATGCCATAGTTATTTTCTTTCCAAGCACTTTACTGTTAATTCACATACATTTAGTTTAGTATTCCAGTCGAATATTCCTATCTTGTTCTTCTTCCCGAGCAAGGAACTTCCCCCGTGCTCACAATTGGTATCGGATTTGCCTTTTTCGATCCTGCTCGCCTCCCTCGCCGCTCCATCCTGATCCAATTCGTTCTCCTGTATCGAGCTGGAACCCCATGAGATCCACCACGAGCACTTCACCCGCCTCCGCCGCACCTGGGTGCCATGGATCCACAGCTCAAGGTCATCCTCGACGAGATCCAGAAGTCCCGCGNNNNNNNNNNNNNNNNNNNNNNNNNNNNNNNNNNNNNNNNNNNNNNNNNNNNNNNNNNNNNNNNNNNNNNNNNNNNNNNNNNNNNNNNNNNNNNNNNNNNGTCGCTGTTGGTGGAACCATTCTTCTATACAGCCTAGAGTTCATGTTCACTCGTGTCATCCGAGCAGCTAGCCCAGTGTAGGAAACTAGGAATAGGAATATATATTGTCCACCACAACGTGATGCGGACAACTCGCAAGAGATAAGGGTTAAGGATCGGAATACACGCACGATAACACGAGAAGCCATTAGATGCTGTGGCCTGTGGCCGATGGCGTCGAGGAGGGGGAAGCCAAAAACAGCCGTGGATTTGGCTTTAGTGAGCACTGAGCAGTGAGTAGGATTGTAGTGCAGTACTTGCACCAGAAAGGATTTGGCATGCCAGGGCAGGTCCCTCTGCCTTCCTGCCTCGTCCTCGCTCCATCACAAATCACATCGCCATGGTTGTCAACTTGCCATGGCGTCGAGCATCTTCCCAAAATTCTTGGGTGTTCTTGTCCAGATACAATTCCGAGCATACGGCTTTAACTATTCTCTTAGCTAGTGCACGTTGCATTCGACAAGGGGACGATTTAGAACCGAGACTCTTTCACCTCCGATAACAAATAGTACATGCTCAAGTAGGTTTATTTTAAGAATCAAATCTTATTACTAGCAACATCTTTTGGTTTATTTTAAGTAGGTTTATCACATGTCAGTTAATTAATTAGTCACCGATGAAAAATAAGCCATGCAGCCTTAAGGTTAAGGTTCAACGTGCAACTAAACGACATGATTGTGCAGGTTCCATTGGTTTCAATGGATTGAGCCACCGACatgaccctgttcgcttgatcgtttctgtggcttataagccagctGATGCTatttcgttgtgagagaaaaacactgtatcatgccTTATaaacatggctgatacgatcgaGCGAACAGGATAAGGTCGCTTTAATTTGGAATGACGTACAAAATTTCCAGATTTCTGCTTGCATAATTCGAACGATTTCTCTTAGGCTCCGTTCGATGGTAGGAAATGATTCCTAGCCACATAGATCTTTCACAAATTTGTATTAGCGCGAAAGATTTCTGGACCCGGAATGGCCGGTTCCGCCGAGAGAACCGAACGGCGCCTTAAGTTTTAACCTCCTTCCTATCAAACATAATTCCTTGTCGAATAATCAGTCTGCAAAAGGCTAGTGGATTCCAGGAGCTTCTGCAAATGATAAAGCCCGACATCCACATAGGCAGCTCTCTGAAGTCTGAAATCCCTTCCCAACAAATAAAGCGAAATATTCCCTCAAATTCTCTGAACCAAGAAAAAGCCACCAGCATACAACTCATATGCATTGCACGTATGAAGCTGCGACACAGGCCGCAACAACTCAGCTTTCTTTATGTGATCTGATTGCAGAgtataaggctggacgaaaaactcgaagctcattagctcgctcggctcgtggctggctcgactcggctcgttatgataataagccgagccgagccaagattttagctcgttagctataacgagccaactcgagccagctcgcgagctaaacgagccaacctttcaggaaaaaaaatatcaaaacttatattagtttttatattacttcatgtcttgcactttacaattgactgataACTAGTCTacccctataaattgactggtaactggtctagatgtatttcttttatattattattattctcaaactttaaataaatgcaaatattatattttatatattttttatatctggctcgcgagcttaacgaacCAGCTCaagagccgag
It encodes:
- the LOC136472688 gene encoding uncharacterized protein, whose product is MGFIMEFAENLILRMMEDPDKRDQVRREHVYKMKERCERTKAAWNLPLRPYGFWTFDRFNSQLSWDPQINQAAGRRDPYDDLITRHSGSPPSS